A window of Pedococcus badiiscoriae genomic DNA:
GAACTTCGCGACACCCTGGACCGTCTTCACGACCGGACGTCCCGGGGGACCGGCCGGGCGCATGGGAGAAGGAGAGCGACATGGTCTGGCGAGCACTGGGCGCGCTGGCACTGCTGGTGTCGGCGGCGGACCACCTCAAGCTCTGGTTCGGCGGGGTTCGACACCAGTCGGTCGGCCCGGCGTTCCTCTTCAACGTCGTCGCCGGGATGGTCATCGCGGTGCTGCTGCTGCGATGGCACCACTGGGTGCCCGCATTCCTCACCCTCGGCTTCGGGGCGTCCACGCTCGGGGCGTTCGTCCTCGCCACCACCGTGGGCCTGATGGGCGTCCACGACCGGTGGGAGGGTTTCTACGTCTTCGCTGCGGCGATCTCCGAGGTGGTGTGCATCCTCGTCGGTGGCTTGCTGCTCCTGGGGTTCTGGACGAGCAGGTCCACCACCAGCGCACCAAGCACGGAGCGGGCGCGGCTCTAGCTCTGGGTGGCCTTCTGCGACTCGATGTCGGCCCGCACGGCGTCCATGTCGAGGTCCTGCACCTTGGCGATGACCTCCTCCAGCATGGGCGCGGGCAGGGCGCCGGCCTGGGCGAAGACGAGGATGCCGTCCCGGAATCCCATGAGCATGGGGATCGAGGTGATGTTCGCGGCGGCGGCGAGCGCCTGCTCGGCCTCGGTGTCGACCTTGCCGAAGACGATGTCGGCGTGCTGCTCTGACGCAGCCTCGTAGACCGGTCCGAAGCGCTTGCACGGCCCGCACCAGTCGGCCCAGAAGTCCACCAGGACAGTGCCGCCCTCCAGGATCGTCTTCTCGAAGTTCTCCGCTGTCAGCGTCGTGCTAGCCATCTCTAGGTCCACTCCCATCAGACCGCGA
This region includes:
- a CDS encoding thioredoxin family protein translates to MASTTLTAENFEKTILEGGTVLVDFWADWCGPCKRFGPVYEAASEQHADIVFGKVDTEAEQALAAAANITSIPMLMGFRDGILVFAQAGALPAPMLEEVIAKVQDLDMDAVRADIESQKATQS